The Osmia bicornis bicornis chromosome 16, iOsmBic2.1, whole genome shotgun sequence genome includes the window ATACTACTGACGAGCTGAAAAACAATATCACATCTGCCattgatgaaattgaattccaGTTACGTGAAAGTGTAATGGAAAATTGGATCAAACGTATTGGTCTTGTGGAAAAAATCCTAGGAAAATACTTGAATGATATTGTCTTTCATAATTAATGTCATAAAGTAAATtttgtgttaaaataaaaaaacaatacaaattttaaatactttgaattttatttaaacttaaaaatataatggaaaATTGGATCAAACGTATTGGTCTTGTGGAAAAAATCCTAGGAAAATACTTGAATGATATTGTCTTTCATAATTAATGTCATGAAGTAAATtttgtgttaaaataaaaaaactatttcaaatactttgaatttaatttaaacttaaaaatgtaacactcaatttggataaccctttattttgaaaattagttATCTCAAATACAAAACATATAGGATGAGTTGTAatcaattttatgaaaaaatgtttgaaataaaatttactgTATCGTAAGAAGACTAATTCAGCAATTTATATTATCTtgatcaaataatttttcatagtCGTTGACAACTTTTGATAGAATTAGATAACAAGTTATTCCAAATGATCATTTCTACTAATTAATACAACATTTTAAAAAACAGGACTTTCTGCACAAGATTTccaataatttaaataattacatattCTATATCAAGAATTTACAAGTTTAGCCTTTTTCTCTTAACAAAAATCAAACTATCACTGATATAAAAAATtcgttgaaataaatttaatttaaattaaaatttaaatgaattattcaaaacttgttccatttattttaaatagcaAATACAGGTTAACATAGACAATAAAGCTTGTGTTACTCCACAGTTGTTTGAAATAGAATCCTCCAGGTCAAAAACTTTTCAAACTACTCAACATAGTCCATTCAAATACTTTGCATGTTTCCAAAGCCAACAAAATATACGTTTGAAAACTCGTCAAACTGGAACACTGCTTATAAATTTAACTTGAGTTTCACGATAGCATTAAttctatgaaaaataaacacTGAAAGGTAAACTATAGATACCGATGATATCTGTATTCTATTTGTCTTAGAGATTATTTCATCATTTGATTGAAAGTCAGTAACCTATATcaaagtttatttttaattcttacaTGAATGCAATTtgcttttatcattttttgcGGACATCACCAAACAATCGACTGGCAAACTCAAACATTTAATCGTAGATGATACGAAGTAAACATTAACCTACATGTaggatttttaaaatacaatactGTGATTCTTTgttgaaagaaaatgaaaaagattaATTCTTTTGTTCTGATACAATAGGGTGCTTTCTCCCCTTATTTCCTGAGTAAAGGAGAAGCCGTTCCTGGGAGTAAGATTGCAGGCCCCCTTACCGATGGTGTATGAAGAACCCTAGGTGGTGTTACTAAAAGGGGGTTGAAAAATGGGTGCAAGATAGAAGAGggaaaaaatttgcaaaaaaacCCCAACACAAAAAAATTGCcaaaataaaaggaaagaacAGGAGGATTAAAAGGGAGTTACTGGAGCACAGTACCTCCACATCTCAAGAGGGATGGAAGCCTAGAGGTCGTGGAAGATCTAAAGCAGAACTTCGAGAAGTTTAAAAGGTGGAGGGTGGTAAATTTTAGGTGTGATGACTGAGCAGAGGGGAAAGGATCTTTTGATCCGGTAAGGAATACAGTTATGATCGTATAGGGTGGTTTGAAAAACGAGAGGATTTAGATGGGAATAGCGAGAAATGAGGTTTTTAAGGAAGGATGGGCTCGATGTCGAGTTCCTCGTGGAATTTGGTGATGGGATATCGCATGTGTTTTGATACAATAGGATGGCTTTTTTTTTGCTTGTTTCTTGAGTAAGGGAAAGCCGTTCCTGGGGGCAAGATCGCTGGCTCCCTTACCAGTGGTGCGTGACAAATCCAGAGTGGTATTACCCAAAGGGAGTTGagaaagggtatagccggataagatggccaaaagtgcccccaaaccgaattcgacttgctatgaaccattcgataggtgataaaaaaaaactagtctgtgccaagtttcaaccctgtatctcatctgggagggtagttacgggtGAAAATGTAATCGCGAAGTTTTTGgccaatttctcctatttaatgacattcgaaaattctgaaaaaaatcagagacatttctatttgtgaggcacatattacagaattttttcagatttttagattgaaaactgaagtcgtgaaaaatcaaaaacgtcaaaaaatgctgaaaaaTGGCGATTCTTATATAAGAAGCCAAGTTCTTATGGCCGTAAAAAATTGTAAGATCAAACTAAATACGGCCAAGTTCGTTAGCTTAGAAATAACGCTTGCAATACTGAAAAAAGTTTTTGTGAAAATTAGGTTAAAAGAAcgctatttaatttttgaagagTTACATGGAGGGCTAAATTATTCAAACTTGGCCGTTACCTAATACCTTTTATGGCCATTGGTTTAAAAAgtaacgttaaaaaaaaagaaacattaaaaatcACATAATACACTAACGATACGTGTATAAaggttcttttaaaaattgaaagtgttTCTCACGTTATCGCATGAAATATGTCGAAAAActcggtttttaatttttttaactatggcgCACCTGACCaaaaaatctaaaaaaaattgagaataatagtatcgataatatacacttatagaaaaaatatgaatctAGATCCGCGACTCCTTTCATACAAAATCgcaatttttcaacattttttgacgtttttgatttttcacgacttcagttttcaatctaaaaatctgaaaaaattctgtaatacgTGCCTCACAAATAGAAATGTCTCTGAtctttttcagaattttcgaatgtcattaaataggagaaattggccaaaaacttcgcgattacattttttcccgtaactaccctcccagatgagatacaggattgaaacttggcacatactggtttttttttatcacccATCGAATGGTTCATAGCAAGTTGAATTCGGTTTGGGAGCActttttgaccatcttatccggctataccctttatGTAGGATAGAAGAGGGGAAAAATTTTCGGAAAGACCCCAAACATGAGTGTTCTAACACAATAGGGTGCCAATGTTCAGTTGCTTTtaggatggcggaccatggagagagccacaaagATAATTGTATTAATCACGTTTGTATACGCAGCGTTCAAGGTATAGCGCCgaaagttttttatttatctgaGCAAGTAATAAACCCCTGAAACTAAAATTTTGTATCTAAGATCCACCCCTTCTACTCGTGGAGTTTGATGGTAGGATATCGCATGTGTTCTAACACAATAGGGTGCCAGTGTTCAGTTACTTtgaaccctcggacggcgaaCCATGGAGAAAGCCACAAAGATAATTGTATTAATCACGTCAATACATGCAGCTTTCAATGTACACCGCCaaaatatgttttattaatatctcAGAAACTAATAAATACCTGAAGCAGAAATTTTGTATCTAAAATCCACCCCTCCTACCCTATAACCCTTCTAATCGGCGCGTCGATCAACGACCAGACCCTTTCGAAACTGCAGCTttccttaattttaatttggtaattatttagaagttggtcctcctcaccgattttcgtgaccttgaaatatgttgtcaaggtcatcattctaAACAATTTTTCCCTATACCGCCGCTCGGCTTTAGTTTTctagatatttgcaaaaatctttaGTTAAACTTAGATTACGAGTACACTGTATTCtgggaaaaatggagactgaatggtgattgaaagagtgattgaagtggtttgaggttagggttagggttagggttttgtttttgattttttcacgttataattactctttctttcactttttatatattatacatatacctattattcattttgtgtTTTGTCAGAAATCGGAAACATTTCGCCCATCATGTCAAAAAATGCGATTATACGCTCATTAACATCATGTTGACGTCGGAATAAAAACTCAGCTATATATCCCACGTAATGAGACGTACGAGTTCCATAACGAGGAATATTAGCTCTCGTATCACGCCATGTACGCTctaaacctaaacctaacctaaatctaacctcaaaccacttcaatcactattcagtctccatttttccGGGAATTCAGTGTACTGGTGACATAAGTATAACTgcagttttttacgaatatctcggaaactaaggccgagcggcggtaacatgtatagggaaaagttgttcagaatgatgaccttgacaacatatttcaaggtcacgaaaatcggtgaggagcaccaacttctaaataattacctttaatttttatcgtaattaaaataaataatatttttcaggaAATAAATGTtgaaccctcggacggcggaccatggagagagccataAAGATAGTTGCATTAATCACGACAGTACATGCAGCTTTCAATATACAACACCAaaattttttgtattaataCCTCAAAAACTAATAAATACCTAAAGCagaaattttatatctaaAATTCATCCCTTCTACCCTACAACCCCTCCAAACTCCATGTCGATCAACGACCAGAGCCCTTCGAAACTGCAGCCTtccctaattttaatttttttaaatttttatcgcAATCAAAATGAACAATATTTTTCAGGAAGTGAATGTTGCAAATCAGCAATTTACGTCGTATTTACCGAAGTATAGAGAGGGATTATCAGAAAATGATACGATTTCTGCAAAATCAGTTGGACAAAGATAACGCTGTTGACTGTATTCTCAATCGATAACTTATCAACGAAACAGAGCGGATGTTATACGTATAATCAGCACATCGGTGCGCAGTGATATAATGTTTCCATTGCAAAGTATcctttattcatatttttatcttcGCGTCTGATATAACTAATTCCATTTAAGCTTCTTTTATTGATTATAACGAAGATTAATTTAGGTTCCCAGAATTATCTTATTCACTTTCTTCGATAGAAATATCGGGTATTGTTTTGGTGATTAACAGAACTgaagattaattaaatgttcAAAACAAATGGGagaagttaaaaaattatttttaaaacgcaaaaaatattatgcggaagaatttatttgtttaaagattcaaaatttgtcaaagaaatttaaatatttcgtgattaaaaataattattgaaaagaaaaatggatgAGTGGGTATATATGGATGGATGCAATAATTGCATTTATAGAACCATTTTTGTGAAATGCCACGCTTATATTGTAATACGCATTCTTCTTGTAACGACAGTGTTCtactttttatttactttacaATATGGAAAATACATAAGTTAAATTCATGgcgaaataataacaaatttataATGTCATAATACAAAATCTATAAATCAAAGTATAAATAACTTATTGTGAAATGAATAACATGCATCTTAACTTAAGACCATTCGGTAaaattacttaaaaaaaaaaaaattatttcttattgttGTCTGTAGAtcttttaaatgatttttatattctgtttTCATATCCAGTTATTATATTTCTGTTATCTATGTATAAAATCCCTCTGTCTTTCCACCCCTGCTTTTCACGTTTGTCTTTTCATCTACTCATActtttattatcaaaatgTAGAAAAAAGGTGTGGATTGTGATAGGACGGTCCCCTTGCTATAAGGGAATTATCGATCGACTACTGTGGAGGTATTAGGGTCAAGATAAGAAGGTGAGTCAAGGGGGAATTAATGATTATGTTTTATAGGAATACTAGGGAAGAATGTGGGACCTTAAGTTGTATCATTATCGGAGGATGACTCGGAGGGTTTGGTTAATTGATACCACTGGAAGGGTCTTTCTGGAATGTCGCGAATTGCCCTTCCAGCTCTGTTTCTATTGGTCACGCTGGGGTCCAGGAGAAGATCAGAAACCCATAATGGATTTGAAGCACACGGGTGAGAAAGAGCACAGAGGTCCCGGTTCAAAAAATACCTCGCTGACTCCATGTGTTTGCCAATCAAAACGAGGATGAAGTTTTTCATCCCTAATGTCCAAAGAGCAAACTCGTTGTTTTACTATCTCAATATACAGCTTTTCATTCTCATATGCTCCATTTCCTTCTAACCTCTTAATGAGCGTGCTTTTTGTTCTTCGTCTTGCGTTTTGTTCTTCGCTTTGCTCTGTAAGAGGAATCTGATGTGTCAGGACCTCCAACCCGGGCTTCGGAACTAGACTCTCGGGAAGGTGCCTGATATAGAATTTGTCGCGAAGGCGGAGGTTGGATGGATTCTGATCTATCTAGCATACTTGACACTACCCTTCGAAGACCCCTTACTACTGAATTTAGGTGTTCTAAGGCGTTGCTCATCTGACATGCCACCTCATCACTTTGCTTCTGACAAATCTCTTCTTGAATGGCCATATCCGCAGCTTTCTTACATAAGTCAAGCAGACCATTGGTTGACTTCAACTCGGCCATCTCCTTTCCTATTACAACGCCCTTTATATATGAGCTGAGGGCTATGGGGCCCATCTCCACACCTGCCTTAAAACTCATTAGAACTGCTTGTTGCCTTGATCTGATCCAGGTATTAATTTCAACTCGATAGCTATTCCAGAAGTCTTTCATTATGAAGTTTGGATGAGAAAGCCCTCTATTTAATATGTCGGCAGCCTGTTTCTCAATAGGGGCTGTTTCTTCAAGACCATAGGTGAGGTCTTGGAATAGGAGAGTTAATTGGTGGAGTTGTGAATCAGGAGAAGAAGGCAGTTGGGAAGGGGATTTTGGTCGGGCAGAGTCTGGCTCTATATGAATCCTTAGGAGTTGGAATTTGGAAGAAAGGGAGACAGATGCTGACATTGGGGAGGTAGGTCTGATCTCGTCTTTTTCAGTCTCTTCAAACGAACTCGGGCAAGGCTTGGTCGCGCTCTCTAGAAAGGAGCCTTCTCGGGGAGGAGCCTTCGCGGAATCGGGAACTATCGTTTTCTGGCGACGACGATGGCGGTAAACAAACGCCGGGTCGAGTCCTGTCTCTCTGTCGAATTCCGTCTCAGTTACCGATGGAGTTAGTTTCTTCTTTTGAGAGTCGGACATTGCTGATGTCAATCTGTTGGATAGAATTATATGGATATATGTTTTTGCGCACTCGATTTGTGACCCGTTCGGGGAGGTTCACTCTATACACTCTATGAGGACTTTGTTGGGGAGGGTAAGGGAATCTTGTGGTTCTACCATCAAAGCAAGGACGAGAGATATTTGGGATGGGAATCTCAGTGGTGAAGAGTTCCAGGATGCTCTTTGCGTTATGCGATCGGGGGAGGACTATGCGGTGGGACAGGGGATCGTCGGAGGTAGGGCAGTAAATGGGACGGTGTCGCAGCTTAGAATAAATCGTACTAGTGATGGGCGATacagtatcgatatttttcagttcaaatattgatattttgtattgatatttaacatgaCGATATATTGCAGTAtcgataattattatataaatatcgaAATTTTGAGTATTGccatcgtcccgtttcgagaacaaagtcaagccaaatagcatacctgctccgtaataagcaactgttcccGAGCGAATTGCTTATTTCGAGACAATACTGTATAGTTCGTTCATCGTGAACAAAAATTTGACGTGATTGTTTAATTTTGGCGGCTGCAACTATTGGCTATTAATCCATTCCCTCTGGACTGGAAGCCAATAGTTGCATTGaccatatacagggtgttcgacaacaggtgggcaatattttaaggggtgattctagggatcaaaataagacgaaaatcaagaataacgaaatagcgtttacggctttgttttccagttattaatgtttaaaaattcgagtaaaaagcgccagaaacctgcaatccgctcagcaccgacaaccgaacgtcaggtcagcaggggtcggtacagtcataaccaagaatcgaagccgaatgctgcagtaccgTGTCTAATCGGGTAGTTTTCCACCCGTCACGTACGCCCAACTTTCAGGAAGAAGTTGGTCTGAGCGTTAGGGTATCcaactatttttaataatcctcGTAATGGATTCACgttcaaaaaaattaaaatattaaatataataatatgtttatcatatataaaacaaatatttgaatagTCTATTTTTTACTGACCTTCACTTGTAATTTAATTGTACGTATTGATATCAATAATATCGATACTTTATTTCCAATTGATGTACATATATCAATACCAAATATCGATACAATTCagggtaattattgagattaggttacacctcaccgattttgatgaaatttaaatatattgtaaaactcaacattttgaacaactttttcttatACGTGTAACCGCCGCTCAGCCTTAGTtctcgagatattttcgaaaaactgtcgaaactaacgCATTGGATTCTGACCATCCGTGTGCGTCcatgacaacgtacgcatgggatcgccgcttttctactgtttctgcagtaacagcacggcgaccgatGACCAatataccttgtgtacttctgcattcatgatttcaatgtatcgtagctatgatggcagctgggaatttaatatagcctaacctaacccaatcagtgaattaagttaggttagggtaaagTGATATTCTGGTCGCCGTTAGGCGACCAGACGCACATActgagattcaaaatcatgaaaattagttaaatttaatttttaagcccacccgtaatatatgcatatacagggtgtcatgtaacgcattttcacgctccTAGATGGTGGTAGGGGGGGTGATtgtgaacaactttttcctttgcgaaaaagtggtccgaagcttcctttttgaattattaagcaaaagcactgaccaatccgagcgcgtataacgcgcgggctcagggacggcagcgtcggctacgaagcggagcttgacgtaggtcgcgaatgaacggctcggcaccccgttagcatagcacaataaaaaaattaaactagttaaacattttttgttgttgttcaaaacgaatacggaatctaatctcttgtcgcctgtcatcatgtaaaaaaggaaattttaaacattctaaataacaaataaaaatgtttgaaatgaaataatgaatacaaattttaaaacaatttcagtgaaacttacccattcgttcgtaaatttaatattgtgctatgctaatggggtgccgagccgttcgttcgcgacctacgttaagccccgcttcgtagccgacgctgccgtccctgagcccgcgcgttatacgcgctcagattggtcagtgtttttgcttaataattcgaAAAGGAAGCTTCAgaccactttttcgcaaaggaaaaagttgttcagaattacccccccccctaccaccatctaggagcgtgaaaatgcgttacatgacaccctgtatatgtatattgatgtcggtcgccgtgctgctgcctgcaaaaacagtagaaaagcgatgatcccatactaatgcgtattttgtcacggacgcacacggatggccagaattcaatgtgttagttccaacagtttttcgaaaatatctcgagaACTAAGCCTGAGCGGGGGTAAACTTTACTTTACCGGACCCAAAATTTtggacctttttttttttgattgaTAGGTTTTTTTGTGTAGAATCTGAAAATGCAAGTCTCAACTTTAGGAATTCAGTGGTTAAAAAGTTATAAGCGTGTAAACTTTTACATTTTTAGCGGatttgctacgttactgtgacgCCATATTGCCTTATATGTATAACCTGATTGGTTCTCACATGGGCAGTACAGtctgtttgtaaaataaatataaacctaACTAACTGAGACAGTATCAAATGTACGGTTTGACTGTACCCGCCAAAGTAGTCGGCACCCACATGAATCTGCCTGCAGCTAGCGACACCGTTCATTGGACAAGaagtcaatatggcgtcacagTACCGTAGCAAATGCGCtaaaaatatcaaactttACATGCttataacttttgaaccattggattcctaaagttgagacttgcatttttggattctccgcatcaaaaactatagattcaaaaaaaaacaagtccaaaattttgggtccggtaaagtaaagttcacccctgagcggcggttatatgtataagaaaaagttgttcaaaatgtctaattttacaacatatttaaatttcatcaaaatcggtgaggtgtaacctaatctcaataattacccaATTCAGAAATATGCCCATCACTAAACCGTACGCGGAACCTACCTGTTACTATATCCAGATTTTACAATGTTAATAACAATAGGAGACTCACCAATCGTCGACAATATCGCTCCTGTAAGTACACGCACAATCAATGCTTTTGATACCCTCGCTCTGTATGCCCCAGGCCCTCCAAGCTCCACTCTTGTGAActtgatgcaaattttaactcGGCGCAGAAAATCCAGGCAGCGCTGATGTCGCTTCTCTACATGCATACcttgtatcactgattttaacaTACACAACTAAAGGTATCGTGACGTCATGTTCCCGCGAAATTTGTCGccgcgtttttcaattttttcaaaatttaaagagactGAAGAAATATGGCGCACAGTGGGTGACAGTGGTGACAGAATTTCCAGGTTAGTGAAttccattattataattattactattattattgtcattactattgctattatcattatgactattattattatttaaaaagatgttttttttaattttttctacgtttttaggtttttcaataacttctgctgatgagatgcagcaacaggaggagaagatagaaattaagtaagtacagaatttttttaaattgttactgaaagcattaactgtttacattgctgttttagtaatatatttaattttaattattaaaatgtatcttaaaagaaggagaaagaaaatatgcaGCATCAGAGGGTGTATTAACGAAAACAGCAGGATGTTCTTCTTCCCCcaagagagaaaggataagaagaggatGGCACAGTAGGTGGAAGTATGTGACAACCCAAAGTCTGTGCTTCCacctgaaaactgaaattccAGGTGGTCTGTAGCAgctactttaaagaaaaatacttcatgAGGAAAAGATTAACATCAGCAGTTCCAACACTGAACTTATTTGGTAATAACTcttatatactttttatagcatatgtaaataattgttaatgaaatcTATTATTACAGAGGctgtaataaatattgcatATCAGAGGCTGcctctattaaaatagagaagaaatgaaatgaagaagaagattgtaagtattcagtttacatatacaatatataaaaccattaacatagtattaatatattaagtaTAATCTGTGAGCAGAGTGTGTGTTTTATTGTATGTATGATTGtgattaattgtatattattattgatatatatatatgtatttattatatttttgtaaaaatttaatatattttctttattatacatatattgttgtcatttttcccctttcattatttttatttttgaaagtttTGAATAAGTAAGACCATGCAAACGTATATAGGGACCATGTGCTTGTGTGTGTGTACCTCaccgatatcatttatatgtGTTTGTATCGCCGCCAGCGCCGCCTGGATTTTCTGCGCCAAACTAATTTTAGTTACAGCATTAAATACGGGAGTTTGGAGGGCCTGGTATGCCCTCTCAATACAAAAATCTTAATGATCGTCGCCGTCGTCGCAACGGACAGCTTCGCACACGGTGGTTTTAGGGAGAGGGTACGGTTCAGGGATTGGGTCGTAAGGTCGGGTCAGGGAATTAATTGGCTGGTGGGTCTAGGACCTAGACTCTAGGTTGACGGGTGATTGGCTGGGGGGATCGAAGTCGATCGAGGGAGACGATCGGCGACGCTCCTTCTGGTGAGAACTTTCTTGCCGGCGTGGAGATGGCACCACCCGGGCTTTGACGGACTTCTTCGGGCCAGCCCTTAGGGCAATAAATAAGTTTTTTGTTTCCAATATGTTTCTATAAAGTTAGGTTTAATTGTGACGTCTAAAGAGTACACGCAAGGTTTACTTGTAATTGTTACATGTAAGGTTACAtgctttaattattatataatattactATCAGCTGTAAGATGAAAATGTAATAACTCCAATAGGTTTAAAGAAGCCTAAGGagattttctttaaataaaaaaaaacttcgGGCCGTTTGGTGCTGGCTGCAAAACGTTCTTCCCGAGGTTGCTCCTGGATGGGTTTTTGGCGTCCTTTGGAGACTGGATCTCCTTTTCGTGACGTGGGGGGTCGCTGGGCTGAATTCTGCCGTGGCTGGGTCCCTCCTTTCGACCTTCTCGAGCTCGGGGGTAGGAAGCTTTTAGGATGATATGGTGTAGGTGGAAGGGAGGGGCAGTTTGTGAATGTGGGCCGTATTTGGTTTGGGTAGTGCCAGGCGAGCTTGACGatgtaacgggggggggggggcaattatgtcaccacgttacaacactTGCTTATTTggttttgtttaataattaaaaaactattctaaattaataataagaatatctGCAacatgaatgaaaaattacctATTATAATGTTTAAAGTGTCTATTCTTTCATCctgatcatttattatttattaaatcaCTCATTGTGAAAAAAGTATTTATACTCACAAATGTAGGTACAtgacaatttgaaaaattattgctctgtttcatttttgtttttcaatagaaaattcaaatttacaCGTGAACTGCAAAATT containing:
- the LOC123988600 gene encoding uncharacterized protein LOC123988600 is translated as MSDSQKKKLTPSVTETEFDRETGLDPAFVYRHRRRQKTIVPDSAKAPPREGSFLESATKPCPSSFEETEKDEIRPTSPMSASVSLSSKFQLLRIHIEPDSARPKSPSQLPSSPDSQLHQLTLLFQDLTYGLEETAPIEKQAADILNRGLSHPNFIMKDFWNSYRVEINTWIRSRQQAVLMSFKAGVEMGPIALSSYIKGVVIGKEMAELKSTNGLLDLCKKAADMAIQEEICQKQSDEVACQMSNALEHLNSVVRGLRRVVSSMLDRSESIQPPPSRQILYQAPSRESSSEARVGGPDTSDSSYRAKRRTKRKTKNKKHAH